In one Sebastes umbrosus isolate fSebUmb1 chromosome 13, fSebUmb1.pri, whole genome shotgun sequence genomic region, the following are encoded:
- the hsd3b1 gene encoding hydroxy-delta-5-steroid dehydrogenase, 3 beta- and steroid delta-isomerase 1, with product MSLRGEVCVVTGASGFLGKRLVRLLLEEEEVAEIRLLDKQVQPQLLQSLEDCRGDTKLSVFEGDIRDGDYVRKSCQGASIVFHIASIIDVTDSVEYSEIYGVNVKGTQLLLEACIQENVVSFIYTSTVEVMGPNTRGEPIINGSEDTVYQCALKFAYSKTKMEAEQRTLQAHGEVVHNGGRLATCALRPMYIYGEGCRFLVGHMGDGIRNKDVLYRMSQPDALVNPVYVGNVAAAHLQAARSLADPQKRNVVGGKFYFVSDDTPHVSYSDFNHVMLSPLGFSIQEKLMYPLLLLYVVCYIMQILCMMARPFVRIAPPLNRQLVTMLNTPFSFSYQKAKRELGYAPRYTWDEARRRTVEWLASELLKERERIRAK from the exons ATGTCTCTGAGAGGTGAAGTGTGTGTGGTGACGGGAGCCAGTGGATTCCTGGGGAAGAGGCTGGtgaggctgctgctggaggaggaggaggtggctgAGATACGactgctggacaaacaagtacAGCCACAACTTCTACAGAGTCTGGAGG ACTGTAGAGGCGACACAAAGCTGAGTGTTTTCGAGGGGGACATCAGAGACGGTGATTATGTGAGAAAAAGCTGTCAAGGAGCATCGATCGTGTTCCACATCGCATCCATCATTGACGTTACTGACTCAGTGGAGTACAGCGAGATATACGGGGTCAATGTCAAAG GAACGCAGCTGCTTCTGGAGGCTTGTATCCAAGAGAACGTGGTGTCCTTCATCTACACCAGCACCGTCGAGGTCATGGGACCAAACACTAGAGGTGAACCCATAATCAACGGCAGCGAGGACACCGTGTACCAATGTGCTCTCAAGTTCGCCTACAGCAAGACCAAAATGGAGGCCGAGCAGAGAACGCTGCAGGCCCACGGCGAGGTGGTGCATAACGGAGGCCGCCTGGCCACCTGCGCCCTCAGGCCTATGTACATCTACGGGGAGGGGTGCCGCTTCCTGGTGGGCCACATGGGCGACGGCATACGAAACAAAGACGTTCTGTATCGCATGTCTCAACCAGACGCCCTGGTGAATCCCGTGTACGTGGGCAACGTGGCGGCGGCCCACCTCCAAGCGGCCCGCAGCCTCGCGGATCCACAAAAAAGAAACGTCGTCGGAGGTAAGTTTTACTTCGTTTCCGACGACACGCCACACGTGAGCTATTCGGACTTCAACCACGTCATGTTGTCGCCTCTGGGCTTCAGCATCCAGGAGAAGCTCATGTACCCGCTCCTGCTGCTCTACGTGGTCTGCTATATAATGCAGATACTGTGCATGATGGCGCGGCCCTTCGTACGCATTGCCCCGCCGCTGAACCGGCAGCTCGTCACCATGTTGAACACGCCGTTCAGCTTCTCCTATCAGAAGGCCAAGAGGGAGCTCGGATACGCGCCCAGATACACCTGGGACGAAGCACGCAGACGCACCGTCGAATGGCTGGCGTCAGAGCTgctgaaggagagggagagaataaGAGCCAAATAA